A section of the Leptotrichia buccalis C-1013-b genome encodes:
- the gltS gene encoding sodium/glutamate symporter — MIKIDMDMIQTIGLAVILLLIGIKLRKKVNFFEKYCIPAPVIGGFLFSIIVFILRQTNVAEIKFDDTLQKFFMVMFFTSVGFNASLKVLKKGGKKVVIFLFVAAGLCVMQNLVAVALSGFVGIPPLLALMTGSTPMTGGHGTSAAVAPTIEALGPIYKGANAIAIASATFGLIAGSALGGPIANRLINKHKLLPEHFTKDKIKHKNEDIDEEVLKRQKPYLDGERFSMAFFYILIAMGIGSYLSMLIDYLMSMTKIEAHFPIYIGPMIVAAIIRNLSDNIKFMNAPTKEISILEDVALNLFLAMALMTLRLWELIDLALPVFILLIAQIVLIYIYLNVVTFRAMGSDYDAAVMVSGHCGFGMGATPNGISNMKAVTEKYVYSKMAFFVIPIVGSLFIDFANISIITIFTQFFK, encoded by the coding sequence ATGATTAAAATTGATATGGATATGATTCAAACAATTGGACTTGCTGTTATTTTATTATTAATTGGGATAAAACTTAGAAAGAAAGTTAATTTTTTTGAAAAATATTGTATTCCTGCACCTGTAATCGGTGGATTTTTATTTTCAATAATTGTGTTTATTCTGAGACAGACAAATGTGGCGGAAATTAAATTTGATGATACACTTCAAAAATTCTTTATGGTAATGTTTTTCACAAGCGTAGGATTTAATGCAAGTCTTAAAGTCTTGAAAAAAGGTGGAAAAAAAGTTGTTATTTTTCTATTTGTTGCCGCAGGATTATGTGTTATGCAAAATTTAGTTGCAGTAGCACTTTCAGGATTCGTAGGAATTCCACCATTATTAGCATTAATGACAGGTTCTACTCCTATGACTGGGGGACACGGTACATCGGCAGCAGTAGCTCCTACTATTGAAGCTCTTGGACCTATATACAAAGGGGCAAATGCTATTGCCATCGCCTCTGCAACTTTTGGGCTTATTGCTGGCTCTGCATTGGGAGGGCCTATTGCCAACAGGCTTATTAATAAACATAAGCTTCTTCCTGAACATTTTACAAAAGATAAAATAAAACATAAAAATGAAGATATTGATGAAGAAGTATTGAAAAGACAAAAACCTTATCTTGACGGAGAACGTTTTTCAATGGCATTTTTTTATATCCTTATAGCTATGGGAATTGGTTCTTATTTATCAATGTTAATTGATTATCTGATGAGTATGACAAAAATAGAGGCACATTTTCCAATTTACATTGGACCAATGATTGTTGCGGCAATTATAAGAAATTTATCAGATAACATAAAATTTATGAATGCTCCAACAAAAGAAATAAGTATTCTTGAAGATGTGGCGCTTAATTTATTTTTAGCAATGGCATTAATGACATTAAGATTGTGGGAATTAATTGACTTGGCACTACCTGTGTTTATTCTATTGATTGCACAAATTGTGTTAATTTACATTTACTTAAATGTTGTAACATTTAGAGCAATGGGATCAGATTATGATGCGGCTGTAATGGTTTCAGGACATTGCGGTTTTGGAATGGGAGCAACTCCAAACGGAATTTCCAATATGAAAGCTGTAACAGAAAAATATGTTTATTCAAAAATGGCATTCTTTGTAATTCCAATAGTTGGCTCACTTTTCATTGATTTTGCAAACATCAGCATCATCACGATATTTACACAATTTTTCAAATAA
- a CDS encoding NAD(P)/FAD-dependent oxidoreductase — MKREIAIIGGGASGFLTAITAKKKGKDVVILERKDRVLKKVLTTGNGRCNLTNVNASNQNYFGIEKMKQPIEKILESFTSQDAMRFFEDEIGIICNEENRGKVYPLSGQAASIVDGLRFYAQSLGIEIITDFYVTKIEKEMFDFKIISEDKKQIIAKKVVLATGGKSYPELGSNGSGYELAKSFGHTVTELTPVIVQLKAEKEKIKGLKGIKSDVEVTAFGENESGEKIKICTYDGELLFTDFGISGNVVFNISYVFPIYKNVEFEIDFMPKFTYNEIFEILKKRRTILKDFTMEQFFNGVVNKKLGQFLTKSAGIEKLSKSINELTDNEIRKICTTLKKYRIKIIDTNGFKAAQVTAGGIPLSEVNLENLESKKVKNLYFAGEILDVYGECGGFNLQWAWTSGYFLGKNL, encoded by the coding sequence ATGAAAAGAGAAATAGCGATAATTGGAGGTGGCGCTTCAGGTTTTTTGACAGCCATTACTGCAAAGAAAAAGGGAAAAGATGTTGTCATTCTGGAGAGAAAGGACAGGGTTCTGAAAAAAGTGCTGACAACTGGAAATGGACGATGTAACTTGACAAATGTGAATGCTTCAAATCAAAATTATTTTGGAATTGAAAAAATGAAGCAGCCGATTGAAAAGATTTTAGAAAGTTTTACTTCACAGGATGCAATGAGATTTTTTGAAGATGAAATCGGAATTATTTGTAATGAGGAAAATCGAGGGAAAGTTTATCCACTTAGTGGACAGGCTGCATCAATTGTGGATGGACTCAGATTTTATGCACAAAGTCTTGGAATAGAGATAATTACAGATTTTTATGTTACAAAAATTGAGAAGGAAATGTTTGATTTTAAGATAATTTCTGAGGATAAAAAACAGATAATTGCCAAAAAGGTAGTGCTTGCAACTGGTGGAAAGTCGTACCCTGAACTTGGTTCAAACGGGAGTGGCTATGAGCTGGCAAAGAGCTTTGGGCATACTGTTACAGAATTAACGCCTGTTATTGTACAGCTGAAGGCAGAAAAAGAAAAAATTAAAGGATTAAAGGGTATTAAGTCGGATGTGGAAGTTACAGCTTTTGGAGAAAATGAAAGTGGAGAGAAAATAAAAATTTGTACTTACGACGGAGAACTTCTTTTTACAGATTTTGGAATTTCTGGAAATGTAGTTTTCAATATTTCATATGTTTTCCCAATTTATAAAAATGTAGAATTTGAAATTGACTTTATGCCAAAATTTACTTATAATGAAATTTTTGAAATTTTGAAAAAACGTCGGACAATATTAAAGGATTTTACAATGGAACAATTTTTTAATGGAGTTGTCAATAAAAAACTGGGACAATTTTTGACAAAGTCGGCAGGAATAGAAAAGTTATCAAAAAGTATAAATGAACTTACAGACAATGAAATTCGTAAAATCTGTACAACTTTAAAAAAATATAGAATAAAAATTATTGATACAAATGGCTTTAAAGCAGCCCAAGTTACCGCTGGAGGTATTCCGTTAAGTGAAGTGAATCTGGAAAATTTGGAATCAAAAAAAGTTAAAAATCTGTATTTTGCTGGAGAAATACTGGATGTTTACGGTGAATGTGGCGGATTTAACTTGCAATGGGCTTGGACATCGGGATATTTTTTAGGAAAAAATCTTTAA
- a CDS encoding acyl-CoA dehydrogenase family protein produces MEKITNENLLKMSTEGFLDNIKKAFNDVFSNGNIEKINLMNYLSESKWSNIKKNGLLLPFLSEKLGGRKDSQFEIQETLRIAGNYGVPITLRTGIEGALVLQPLVEYGNKEQIEKGLEMIFNGEGGGLAITEPNTSGSAIAKEMQSYYEYIDENTIHVKADKYWQGNSQSDFLLIAAKERKDGKLSKVISLILVPREYITYDVLNSEGLKAVRYAVNHVDTDIPAKYVIKLSESKANCLREFQNIFIRSRLQLVGMTHGIMEYIVKNIKKYAKVNIPFVKKELDEIETTYGVSKIMYKYVCNNICPEKSVSDKLMEANIIKSLATEYTYNAAKTAQKLLGAKGFEVGHPMSNVAIDFRPFTIFEGPNDMLYAEIFDQFSKATAVEKKEGIRIDKNATVYERFISDKRFSNISVNNFLNRADDLINFLKEYTLNEMDQIKKVFVGKILARLFLLIQTESDNLMKFLIKDIRKDMLEFEDCI; encoded by the coding sequence ATGGAAAAAATTACAAATGAAAATTTATTAAAAATGAGTACAGAAGGATTTTTGGATAATATAAAAAAAGCATTTAATGATGTTTTTTCAAATGGAAATATTGAAAAAATAAATTTAATGAACTATCTTTCAGAAAGTAAATGGAGTAATATTAAAAAAAATGGACTTTTATTACCTTTTCTTTCTGAGAAACTTGGTGGAAGAAAGGACAGTCAATTTGAAATTCAGGAAACATTGAGAATTGCTGGAAATTATGGAGTTCCTATTACACTTAGAACTGGAATTGAAGGAGCGTTGGTTTTGCAGCCGCTTGTTGAATATGGAAATAAAGAGCAGATTGAAAAGGGACTTGAAATGATATTTAATGGTGAAGGTGGCGGATTGGCTATAACAGAACCTAATACTTCGGGATCTGCTATTGCAAAGGAAATGCAGTCTTACTACGAATACATTGATGAAAATACAATTCATGTCAAAGCTGATAAATATTGGCAAGGAAATTCCCAAAGTGACTTTTTGTTAATTGCGGCAAAGGAAAGAAAAGATGGAAAACTTTCAAAAGTAATTAGTCTAATTTTAGTTCCAAGAGAATACATAACTTATGACGTGTTAAATTCAGAAGGTTTGAAAGCAGTCAGATATGCTGTAAATCACGTGGATACTGATATTCCTGCAAAATATGTAATAAAACTTTCGGAAAGCAAGGCAAATTGTCTTAGAGAATTTCAAAATATATTTATCCGAAGTAGATTGCAGTTAGTTGGGATGACACACGGGATTATGGAATACATTGTGAAAAATATAAAAAAATATGCAAAAGTTAATATTCCGTTTGTAAAAAAGGAATTGGATGAGATAGAAACAACGTATGGTGTATCAAAAATTATGTACAAATATGTTTGCAATAATATTTGTCCTGAAAAATCGGTATCAGATAAACTTATGGAAGCAAATATTATAAAAAGCCTTGCCACTGAGTATACTTACAATGCTGCGAAAACAGCTCAAAAGTTGTTAGGGGCAAAAGGATTTGAAGTTGGGCATCCGATGAGCAATGTAGCGATTGACTTTAGACCATTTACAATTTTTGAAGGACCAAATGATATGCTGTATGCAGAAATTTTTGATCAGTTTTCAAAAGCTACGGCTGTGGAGAAAAAGGAAGGAATACGAATTGACAAAAATGCAACAGTTTATGAAAGATTTATTTCAGATAAAAGATTTTCAAATATTTCTGTTAATAATTTTCTAAATAGAGCAGATGACTTGATAAACTTTTTAAAAGAATATACTTTGAATGAAATGGATCAGATAAAAAAGGTTTTTGTTGGAAAAATATTAGCAAGATTGTTTCTTTTGATTCAGACGGAATCGGATAATTTGATGAAATTTTTGATAAAGGATATTAGAAAAGATATGTTGGAGTTTGAGGACTGTATTTAA